The following proteins are encoded in a genomic region of Pseudorca crassidens isolate mPseCra1 chromosome 5, mPseCra1.hap1, whole genome shotgun sequence:
- the VWA5B2 gene encoding von Willebrand factor A domain-containing protein 5B2 isoform X1 has product MPGLYCPSSWTPLPLTDSWVRACANGPCLSLRARLTYHNPQPQPVDGVFVYPLAEAEVVSGFEAEAAGRRVSFQLQSRRRSQDACCRAVGPALGASTPRRCAQGHLVLDLAQARSTLVLPTGLIAAAGTMTVTLRSSRELPSRPDGVLCVALPSVLTPLAPPGPLGPPRPPGLCDDRLGLCPTSCFGMGSPVGEGPAWEEPAAPLDVFSGPARCPAPYTFSFEMLVTGPCLLAGLESPSHALRADAPPHASSAATICVTLAEGHHCDRALEILLHPSEPHQPHLMLEAGSLSSAEYEAQVRARRDFQRLQRRDSEGDRQMTTKGCPLWVDWIEKVSGARSCCQPRSELHSAWPRMTWGSRAQVWFLQRRFHKDILLNPVLVLSFCPDLSSKPGHLGTATRELLFLLDGSSVAHKACGSMVWAGLGLGAAVGLRWAGGQPPEDTHTHTHTPLSPSHAHTYMHFSQIPRASFICKVTFSHTESQTQGFTYTSRVTCTIISHTESPSHARVSLTASHTQGLTQITPHSTHGLEKASNLASLVFYRCQWGLPHPALPGSPQDAIVLAVKSLPPQTLINLATFGTLVQPLFPESRPCNDEAVKLICESVEMLQAAGGPPDVRSALAWALGQPQHRAHPRQLFLLTAASPMAAATHHTLELMRWHRGAARCFSFGLGPACRQLLQGLSALSRGQAYFLRPGERLQPMLVQALRKALEPALSDISVDWFVPDAVEALLTPREIPALYPGDQLLGYCSLFRVDGFRSRPLGGQEPGWQSLGSSVFPSPEEAPSATSPGTEPTGTSEPLGTGTVSAELSSPWAAGDSDRSTDALTDPVTDPGPNPSSDTAIWRRIFQSSYIREQYVLTHCSASPEPGPGSTGSSESPVSQGPGSPEGSAPLDPPSQQGCRSLAWGESAGSHSCPLPPPPLAPVKTGALSAEVLGRRHRAALTGRSLSSPPGRVNSVPGHLRYPSLGVAPDGPGPEPGQLLGQGLDDSGNLLSPAPMDWDMLMEPPFLFTAVPPSGELAPPAIPLPPQPPRCHVVIRALCGEQPMSWEVGVGLEMLWGPRDAGLLPPSPPESGNAWDQALHRLTAASVVRDNEQLALRGRGETRADRGHARRPWLRALQTSKVSSAPSCFTCPVAVDATTREVLPSALQVHSSELAEPPGTPPASQGHLDAAPLPTAVHSKGGWEPDQIGNSSSALGDRAAPIGGPHRLPPEPPSRLSLGRQKARGPDSHRLCSPNTGQASDSNSEGSNHDYLPLVRLQEAPGSFRLDAPFCTAVRISRERLCRASPFAAHRTSLSPTSASSPWALLGHGAGQGDSATASCSPSPSSGSEGPGQVDSGRGSDTEASEGAEGPGGADLRGRTWATAVALAWLEHRCAAAFGEWELAAAKADCWLQAQHLPDGLDLANLKAAARGLFLLLRHWDQNLQLHLLCYSPANM; this is encoded by the exons ATGCCCGGTCTGTACTGCCCCTCCAGCTGGACGCCGCTGCCGCTCACGGACTCCTGGGTTCGGGCCTGCGCCAATGGACCCTGCCTCAGCCTGCGGGCCCGGCTCACCTACCACAACCCACAGCCGCAGCCTGTGGACG GCGTGTTTGTGTACCCGCTGGCCGAGGCCGAAGTGGTTTCGGGCTTCGAGGCGGAGGCCGCCGGACGGCGCGTCTCCTTCCAGCTGCAGAGCCGGCGCCGCTCGCAGGACGCCTGCTGCCGCGCGGTGGGCCCCGCGCTGGGGGCCTCAACACCCCGCCGCTGTGCGCAGG GTCATCTTGTCTTGGATCTGGCCCAGGCCCGGTCCACACTGGTGCTGCCCACAGGCCTCATCGCCGCAGCCGGCACCATGACAGTGACCCTGCGCAGCAGCCGGGAGCTGCCCTCCAGGCCTGACGGGGTGCTGTGCGTGGCCCTGCCCTCCGTGCTCACCCCTCTGGCCCCGCCAGGCCCGCTGGGGCCCCCCAGGCCTCCGGGGCTCTGTGACGACAGGTTGGGCCTATG CCCCACCAGCTGCTTCGGAATGGGCAGCCCTGTGGGGGAGGGGCCGGCCTGGGAGGAGCCAGCTGCCCCTCTGGACGTGTTCTCAGGCCCTGCCCGTTGCCCGGCCCCGTACACCTTCTCCTTCGAGATGCTGGTGACCGGGCCATGCCTGCTCGCAG GCCTGGAGAGCCCCTCTCACGCTCTGCGGGCAGATGCCCCCCCTCATGCCAGCTCTGCAGCCACCATCTGTGTCACACTGGCAGAGGGTCACCACTGCGACCGGGCCTTGGAGATCCTGCTGCACCCCAGTG AGCCCCACCAGCCACACCTGATGCTGGAGGCCGGCAGCCTGAGCTCAGCAGAATATGAGGCCCAGGTGAGGGCCCGCCGGGATTTCCAGAGGCTGCAGCGAAGGGACAGTGAGGGGGACCGGCAG ATGACTACAAAAGGGTGCCCCCTCTGGGTGGACTGGATTGAAAAAGTCTCCGGGGCTAGGTCCTGCTGCCAGCCTAGGTCGGAGCTGCACTCAGCCTGGCCCAGGATGACTTGGGGCTCCCGTGCTCAGGTGTGGTTCCTGCAGCGACGCTTCCACAAGGACATCCTGCTGAACCCCGTGCTGGTGCTCAGCTTCTGCCCGGACCTGAGCTCCAAGCCTGGACACCTGGGCACAGCTACTCGGGAGCTCCTCTTCCTGTTGGATGGCAGCAGCGTGGCACACAAGGCCTGTGGGAGCATGGTGTGGGCAGGCCTGGGGTTAGGTGCAGCAGTGGGTCTGAGGTGGGCTGGGGGGCAGCCTcctgaagacacacacacacacacacacacccctctctctccttctcatgCTCATACATACATGCATTTCTCCCAGATTCCAAGAGCCTCTTTCATATGTAAAGTTACATTCAGTCACACCGAATCTCAAACCCAAGGATTCACATACACCTCCAGGGTCACATGCACAATCATCTCTCATACAGAGTCTCCCTCACATGCCAGGGTCTCACTCACAGCCTCACACACACAGGGCCTCACCCAGATTACCCCTCATTCTACACACGGCCTGGAGAAAGCAAGCAATCTGGCATCCCTTGTTTTCTACCGGTGCCAGTGGGGCCTGCCTCACCCTGCCCTCCCTGGCTCTCCCCAGGATGCCATCGTTTTGGCCGTGAAGTCTCTCCCGCCCCAGACACTCATCAACCTGGCCACGTTTGGCACATTGGTGCAGCCCCTCTTCCCAGAGAGCCGGCCTTGCAATGAT GAAGCTGTGAAGCTGATCTGCGAGAGCGTTGAGATGCTGCAGGCTGCGGGCGGCCCGCCGGATGTGAGGTCTGCGCTGGCCTGGGCCCTTGGGCAGCCCCAGCACAGGGCCCACCCTCGGCAGCTGTTCCTGCTCACCGCTGCCTCGCCCATGGCTGCTGCGACCCACCACACCCTGGAGCTCATGAGGTGGCACCGGGGGGCAGCCAG GTGCTTCTCCTTTGGGCTGGGGCCTGCCTGCCGCCAGCTGCTGCAGGGTCTGTCTGCCCTCAGCAGGGGCCAGGCCTACTTCCTGAGGCCTGGGGAAAGGCTGCAGCCCATG CTGGTGCAGGCCCTGCGGAAGGCACTGGAGCCTGCGTTGAGCGACATCTCTGTGGACTGGTTTGTGCCCGATGCGGTGGAGGCACTGCTGACGCCCCGGGAGATCCCAGCGCTCTATCCTGGGGACCAGCTGCTCGGTTACTGCTCACTCTTCAGGGTGGACGGCTTCCGGTCCCGCCCCCTAGGG GGCCAAGAGCCTGGCTGGCAGAGCTTGGGCAGCTCCGTGTTCCCATCCCCAGAGGAAGCACCATCTGCCACCAGCCCTGGCACTGAGCCCACTGGCACCTCAGAGCCACTGGGAACAGGCACTGTGTCAGCAGAGCTGTCCagcccgtgggctgctggggactcAGATCGGA GTACTGATGCTCTGACAGACCCAGTCACGGACCCTGGACCTAACCCCTCTTCTGACACAGCCATATGGCGCCGCATCTTCCAGTCCTCGTACATCCGGGAGCAGTATGTGCTTACCCACTGCTCTGCCAGCCCAGAGCCAGGCCCAGGCTCCACAGGCAGCAGCGAGTCCCCCGTCTCCCAGGGCCCTGGGTCCCCTGAAGGCAGTGCTCCCCTGGATCCCCCTTCTCAGCAGGGCTGCCGCAGCCTGGCCTGGGGAGAATCTGCTGGCTCCCACTCctgccccctgcctccacccccacTGGCTCCAGTCAAG ACTGGGGCCTTGAGTGCTGAGGTGCTGGGCCGTCGACACAGAGCAGCTCTAACTGGCCGAAGCCTCTCATCGCCCCCCGGCCGGGTGAACTCAGTCCCTGGCCATCTCCGGTACCCCTCTCTGGGTGTAGCACCAGATGGGCCAGGCCCTGAGCCAGGGCAGCTGCTGGGACAGGGCCTGGATGACTCAG GAAACctgctctccccagcccccatggACTGGGACATGTTGATGGAACCACCCTTCTTGTTCACGGCTGTTCCCCCCAGTGGGGAGTTGGCCCCTCCAGCAATACCACTGCCTCCCCAGCCTCCGCGCTGCCATGTGGTGATCCGGGCCCTGTGCGGGGAGCAGCCTATGAGCTGGGAGGTGGGTGTTGGGCTGGAGATGCTGTGGGGGCCTAGGGATGCTGGCTTACTGCCTCCGTCACCCCCTGAAAGCGGAAATGCTTGGGACCAAGCACTCCATCGACTGACAGCGGCTTCCGTGGTCCGGGACAACGAGCAGCTGGCTCTCCGAGGACGGGGCGAGACCAGGGCTGACCGGG GTCATGCCCGGAGGCCCTGGCTCCGAGCCCTTCAGACAAGCAAGGTCAGCTCTGCCCCTTCCTGCTTCACCTGCCCTGTAGCTGTGGATGCTACCACCAGAGAGGTCCTACCTTCAGCCCTGCAGGTGCACAGCTCAG AGCTAGCCGAACCCCCAGGCACCCCTCCCGCCTCTCAAGGTCATCTAGATGCAGCTCCTCTGCCCACAGCCGTCCACTCTAAAG GCGGCTGGGAGCCGGACCAAATTGGCAACTCCAGTTCTGCTTTGGGGGACCGCGCAGCCCCCATCGGAGGTCCTCATCGTCTGCCCCCTGAGCCTCCCTCTCGGCTCAGCCTGGGCCGTCAGAAGGCCAGAGGCCCAGACAGCCATAGACTCTGCAGCCCCAACACGGGCCAAGCCAGTGACAGCAACAGTGAAGGCAGCAACCATGACTACCTGCCCTTG GTGCGCTTGCAGGAGGCACCTGGCTCCTTCCGCCTAGACGCGCCGTTTTGCACAGCGGTGCGCATCTCGCGGGAGCGCCTGTGCCGCGCCTCGCCCTTCGCTGCGCATCGCACCAGCCTCAGCCCCACCTCGGCCTCCTCTCCCTGGGCACTTCTAGGCCATGGTGCTGGCCAGGGTGACAGTGCCACGGCCTCTTGCAGCCCATCCCCCAGTTCAGGCTCCGAGGGTCCAGGCCAGGTGGACAGTGGCCGGGGCTCAGACACCGAGGCCTCGGAGGGGGCGGAAGGGCCTGGTGGTGCCGACCTGCGGGGCCGGACTTGGGCCACTGCTGTGGCGCTTGCGTGGTTGGAGCACCGCTGTGCCGCGGCCTTCGGCGAGTGGGAACTGGCGGCAGCTAAGGCTGACTGTTGGCTGCAGGCCCAGCACCTGCCCGACGGCCTCGACCTGGCCAACCTCAAGGCCGCAGCCCGGGGTCTCTTCCTGCTGCTGCGCCACTGGGACCAGAACCTGCAGCTGCACCTGCTGTGCTACAGCCCAGCAAACATGTGA
- the VWA5B2 gene encoding von Willebrand factor A domain-containing protein 5B2 isoform X5 — protein MPGLYCPSSWTPLPLTDSWVRACANGPCLSLRARLTYHNPQPQPVDGVFVYPLAEAEVVSGFEAEAAGRRVSFQLQSRRRSQDACCRAVGPALGASTPRRCAQGHLVLDLAQARSTLVLPTGLIAAAGTMTVTLRSSRELPSRPDGVLCVALPSVLTPLAPPGPLGPPRPPGLCDDRLGLCPTSCFGMGSPVGEGPAWEEPAAPLDVFSGPARCPAPYTFSFEMLVTGPCLLAGLESPSHALRADAPPHASSAATICVTLAEGHHCDRALEILLHPSEPHQPHLMLEAGSLSSAEYEAQVWFLQRRFHKDILLNPVLVLSFCPDLSSKPGHLGTATRELLFLLDGSSVAHKACGSMVWAGLGLGAAVGLRWAGGQPPEDTHTHTHTPLSPSHAHTYMHFSQIPRASFICKVTFSHTESQTQGFTYTSRVTCTIISHTESPSHARVSLTASHTQGLTQITPHSTHGLEKASNLASLVFYRCQWGLPHPALPGSPQDAIVLAVKSLPPQTLINLATFGTLVQPLFPESRPCNDEAVKLICESVEMLQAAGGPPDVRSALAWALGQPQHRAHPRQLFLLTAASPMAAATHHTLELMRWHRGAARCFSFGLGPACRQLLQGLSALSRGQAYFLRPGERLQPMLVQALRKALEPALSDISVDWFVPDAVEALLTPREIPALYPGDQLLGYCSLFRVDGFRSRPLGGQEPGWQSLGSSVFPSPEEAPSATSPGTEPTGTSEPLGTGTVSAELSSPWAAGDSDRSTDALTDPVTDPGPNPSSDTAIWRRIFQSSYIREQYVLTHCSASPEPGPGSTGSSESPVSQGPGSPEGSAPLDPPSQQGCRSLAWGESAGSHSCPLPPPPLAPVKTGALSAEVLGRRHRAALTGRSLSSPPGRVNSVPGHLRYPSLGVAPDGPGPEPGQLLGQGLDDSGNLLSPAPMDWDMLMEPPFLFTAVPPSGELAPPAIPLPPQPPRCHVVIRALCGEQPMSWEVGVGLEMLWGPRDAGLLPPSPPESGNAWDQALHRLTAASVVRDNEQLALRGRGETRADRGHARRPWLRALQTSKVSSAPSCFTCPVAVDATTREVLPSALQVHSSELAEPPGTPPASQGHLDAAPLPTAVHSKGGWEPDQIGNSSSALGDRAAPIGGPHRLPPEPPSRLSLGRQKARGPDSHRLCSPNTGQASDSNSEGSNHDYLPLVRLQEAPGSFRLDAPFCTAVRISRERLCRASPFAAHRTSLSPTSASSPWALLGHGAGQGDSATASCSPSPSSGSEGPGQVDSGRGSDTEASEGAEGPGGADLRGRTWATAVALAWLEHRCAAAFGEWELAAAKADCWLQAQHLPDGLDLANLKAAARGLFLLLRHWDQNLQLHLLCYSPANM, from the exons ATGCCCGGTCTGTACTGCCCCTCCAGCTGGACGCCGCTGCCGCTCACGGACTCCTGGGTTCGGGCCTGCGCCAATGGACCCTGCCTCAGCCTGCGGGCCCGGCTCACCTACCACAACCCACAGCCGCAGCCTGTGGACG GCGTGTTTGTGTACCCGCTGGCCGAGGCCGAAGTGGTTTCGGGCTTCGAGGCGGAGGCCGCCGGACGGCGCGTCTCCTTCCAGCTGCAGAGCCGGCGCCGCTCGCAGGACGCCTGCTGCCGCGCGGTGGGCCCCGCGCTGGGGGCCTCAACACCCCGCCGCTGTGCGCAGG GTCATCTTGTCTTGGATCTGGCCCAGGCCCGGTCCACACTGGTGCTGCCCACAGGCCTCATCGCCGCAGCCGGCACCATGACAGTGACCCTGCGCAGCAGCCGGGAGCTGCCCTCCAGGCCTGACGGGGTGCTGTGCGTGGCCCTGCCCTCCGTGCTCACCCCTCTGGCCCCGCCAGGCCCGCTGGGGCCCCCCAGGCCTCCGGGGCTCTGTGACGACAGGTTGGGCCTATG CCCCACCAGCTGCTTCGGAATGGGCAGCCCTGTGGGGGAGGGGCCGGCCTGGGAGGAGCCAGCTGCCCCTCTGGACGTGTTCTCAGGCCCTGCCCGTTGCCCGGCCCCGTACACCTTCTCCTTCGAGATGCTGGTGACCGGGCCATGCCTGCTCGCAG GCCTGGAGAGCCCCTCTCACGCTCTGCGGGCAGATGCCCCCCCTCATGCCAGCTCTGCAGCCACCATCTGTGTCACACTGGCAGAGGGTCACCACTGCGACCGGGCCTTGGAGATCCTGCTGCACCCCAGTG AGCCCCACCAGCCACACCTGATGCTGGAGGCCGGCAGCCTGAGCTCAGCAGAATATGAGGCCCAG GTGTGGTTCCTGCAGCGACGCTTCCACAAGGACATCCTGCTGAACCCCGTGCTGGTGCTCAGCTTCTGCCCGGACCTGAGCTCCAAGCCTGGACACCTGGGCACAGCTACTCGGGAGCTCCTCTTCCTGTTGGATGGCAGCAGCGTGGCACACAAGGCCTGTGGGAGCATGGTGTGGGCAGGCCTGGGGTTAGGTGCAGCAGTGGGTCTGAGGTGGGCTGGGGGGCAGCCTcctgaagacacacacacacacacacacacccctctctctccttctcatgCTCATACATACATGCATTTCTCCCAGATTCCAAGAGCCTCTTTCATATGTAAAGTTACATTCAGTCACACCGAATCTCAAACCCAAGGATTCACATACACCTCCAGGGTCACATGCACAATCATCTCTCATACAGAGTCTCCCTCACATGCCAGGGTCTCACTCACAGCCTCACACACACAGGGCCTCACCCAGATTACCCCTCATTCTACACACGGCCTGGAGAAAGCAAGCAATCTGGCATCCCTTGTTTTCTACCGGTGCCAGTGGGGCCTGCCTCACCCTGCCCTCCCTGGCTCTCCCCAGGATGCCATCGTTTTGGCCGTGAAGTCTCTCCCGCCCCAGACACTCATCAACCTGGCCACGTTTGGCACATTGGTGCAGCCCCTCTTCCCAGAGAGCCGGCCTTGCAATGAT GAAGCTGTGAAGCTGATCTGCGAGAGCGTTGAGATGCTGCAGGCTGCGGGCGGCCCGCCGGATGTGAGGTCTGCGCTGGCCTGGGCCCTTGGGCAGCCCCAGCACAGGGCCCACCCTCGGCAGCTGTTCCTGCTCACCGCTGCCTCGCCCATGGCTGCTGCGACCCACCACACCCTGGAGCTCATGAGGTGGCACCGGGGGGCAGCCAG GTGCTTCTCCTTTGGGCTGGGGCCTGCCTGCCGCCAGCTGCTGCAGGGTCTGTCTGCCCTCAGCAGGGGCCAGGCCTACTTCCTGAGGCCTGGGGAAAGGCTGCAGCCCATG CTGGTGCAGGCCCTGCGGAAGGCACTGGAGCCTGCGTTGAGCGACATCTCTGTGGACTGGTTTGTGCCCGATGCGGTGGAGGCACTGCTGACGCCCCGGGAGATCCCAGCGCTCTATCCTGGGGACCAGCTGCTCGGTTACTGCTCACTCTTCAGGGTGGACGGCTTCCGGTCCCGCCCCCTAGGG GGCCAAGAGCCTGGCTGGCAGAGCTTGGGCAGCTCCGTGTTCCCATCCCCAGAGGAAGCACCATCTGCCACCAGCCCTGGCACTGAGCCCACTGGCACCTCAGAGCCACTGGGAACAGGCACTGTGTCAGCAGAGCTGTCCagcccgtgggctgctggggactcAGATCGGA GTACTGATGCTCTGACAGACCCAGTCACGGACCCTGGACCTAACCCCTCTTCTGACACAGCCATATGGCGCCGCATCTTCCAGTCCTCGTACATCCGGGAGCAGTATGTGCTTACCCACTGCTCTGCCAGCCCAGAGCCAGGCCCAGGCTCCACAGGCAGCAGCGAGTCCCCCGTCTCCCAGGGCCCTGGGTCCCCTGAAGGCAGTGCTCCCCTGGATCCCCCTTCTCAGCAGGGCTGCCGCAGCCTGGCCTGGGGAGAATCTGCTGGCTCCCACTCctgccccctgcctccacccccacTGGCTCCAGTCAAG ACTGGGGCCTTGAGTGCTGAGGTGCTGGGCCGTCGACACAGAGCAGCTCTAACTGGCCGAAGCCTCTCATCGCCCCCCGGCCGGGTGAACTCAGTCCCTGGCCATCTCCGGTACCCCTCTCTGGGTGTAGCACCAGATGGGCCAGGCCCTGAGCCAGGGCAGCTGCTGGGACAGGGCCTGGATGACTCAG GAAACctgctctccccagcccccatggACTGGGACATGTTGATGGAACCACCCTTCTTGTTCACGGCTGTTCCCCCCAGTGGGGAGTTGGCCCCTCCAGCAATACCACTGCCTCCCCAGCCTCCGCGCTGCCATGTGGTGATCCGGGCCCTGTGCGGGGAGCAGCCTATGAGCTGGGAGGTGGGTGTTGGGCTGGAGATGCTGTGGGGGCCTAGGGATGCTGGCTTACTGCCTCCGTCACCCCCTGAAAGCGGAAATGCTTGGGACCAAGCACTCCATCGACTGACAGCGGCTTCCGTGGTCCGGGACAACGAGCAGCTGGCTCTCCGAGGACGGGGCGAGACCAGGGCTGACCGGG GTCATGCCCGGAGGCCCTGGCTCCGAGCCCTTCAGACAAGCAAGGTCAGCTCTGCCCCTTCCTGCTTCACCTGCCCTGTAGCTGTGGATGCTACCACCAGAGAGGTCCTACCTTCAGCCCTGCAGGTGCACAGCTCAG AGCTAGCCGAACCCCCAGGCACCCCTCCCGCCTCTCAAGGTCATCTAGATGCAGCTCCTCTGCCCACAGCCGTCCACTCTAAAG GCGGCTGGGAGCCGGACCAAATTGGCAACTCCAGTTCTGCTTTGGGGGACCGCGCAGCCCCCATCGGAGGTCCTCATCGTCTGCCCCCTGAGCCTCCCTCTCGGCTCAGCCTGGGCCGTCAGAAGGCCAGAGGCCCAGACAGCCATAGACTCTGCAGCCCCAACACGGGCCAAGCCAGTGACAGCAACAGTGAAGGCAGCAACCATGACTACCTGCCCTTG GTGCGCTTGCAGGAGGCACCTGGCTCCTTCCGCCTAGACGCGCCGTTTTGCACAGCGGTGCGCATCTCGCGGGAGCGCCTGTGCCGCGCCTCGCCCTTCGCTGCGCATCGCACCAGCCTCAGCCCCACCTCGGCCTCCTCTCCCTGGGCACTTCTAGGCCATGGTGCTGGCCAGGGTGACAGTGCCACGGCCTCTTGCAGCCCATCCCCCAGTTCAGGCTCCGAGGGTCCAGGCCAGGTGGACAGTGGCCGGGGCTCAGACACCGAGGCCTCGGAGGGGGCGGAAGGGCCTGGTGGTGCCGACCTGCGGGGCCGGACTTGGGCCACTGCTGTGGCGCTTGCGTGGTTGGAGCACCGCTGTGCCGCGGCCTTCGGCGAGTGGGAACTGGCGGCAGCTAAGGCTGACTGTTGGCTGCAGGCCCAGCACCTGCCCGACGGCCTCGACCTGGCCAACCTCAAGGCCGCAGCCCGGGGTCTCTTCCTGCTGCTGCGCCACTGGGACCAGAACCTGCAGCTGCACCTGCTGTGCTACAGCCCAGCAAACATGTGA